The following coding sequences lie in one Bordetella genomosp. 9 genomic window:
- a CDS encoding Bug family tripartite tricarboxylate transporter substrate binding protein, producing the protein MYTRMLKCAAAGLISLAGLAATPAAQAQSGATSLVVAFPAGGPADSLARVIAQQLNEKLKQPVLVENKPGGNGAIAATFVGRSRPDGQTLFLSSVGAISINPGLYPKLIYDPINDFKPISLLVSVPEVLIVGQDSPYKTAQDFLAKAKGEGLSMASSGVGSMPHMAIVQLKNATGAKILHVPYKGAAPAITDTLGGQVAGFIGDISGLMPQIQSGKARALAIAAPKRSPLLPDVPTFDELGVPNVYANNWYGLFAPKGTPDAKIEELNRMVREAMDSQALKNYAAATGVELSPTTPRQFADLVAADTRKWGDLSRAEGIQMNN; encoded by the coding sequence ATGTATACCCGCATGCTCAAATGCGCCGCCGCCGGCCTGATAAGCCTGGCCGGCCTGGCGGCCACCCCAGCCGCCCAGGCGCAATCCGGCGCCACCAGCCTGGTCGTGGCGTTTCCCGCGGGCGGCCCGGCCGATTCGCTGGCGCGCGTGATCGCACAGCAGCTGAATGAAAAGCTCAAGCAGCCGGTGCTGGTGGAAAACAAACCCGGCGGCAACGGCGCCATCGCGGCAACCTTTGTCGGCCGCTCGCGCCCCGACGGGCAGACGCTGTTTCTGAGCTCGGTCGGCGCCATCTCGATCAACCCCGGCCTGTATCCCAAGCTGATCTACGATCCCATCAACGACTTCAAGCCCATCTCGCTGCTGGTGTCGGTGCCCGAGGTGCTGATCGTGGGGCAGGACAGCCCCTACAAGACAGCGCAGGATTTCCTGGCGAAGGCCAAGGGCGAAGGCCTGTCGATGGCATCGTCGGGCGTGGGCAGCATGCCGCATATGGCCATCGTCCAGCTGAAGAACGCCACCGGCGCCAAGATCCTGCACGTGCCCTACAAGGGCGCCGCCCCCGCCATTACCGATACGCTCGGAGGCCAGGTCGCCGGTTTCATCGGCGACATCTCAGGCCTGATGCCGCAGATCCAGTCCGGCAAGGCGCGCGCCCTGGCCATCGCCGCCCCCAAGCGCTCGCCCCTGTTGCCGGACGTTCCCACGTTCGACGAACTGGGCGTGCCGAACGTCTACGCGAACAACTGGTACGGGCTGTTCGCGCCCAAGGGCACGCCGGATGCAAAGATCGAGGAACTGAACCGCATGGTGCGCGAAGCAATGGATTCCCAGGCGCTGAAAAACTATGCGGCGGCGACGGGCGTGGAGCTGTCGCCGACCACGCCGCGGCAATTCGCGGACTTGGTCGCGGCCGACACCCGGAAATGGGGCGATCTGAGCCGCGCCGAAGGCATACAGATGAACAATTGA
- a CDS encoding SMP-30/gluconolactonase/LRE family protein has product MPVRYPDPAVVALDPRFEKLVLPLAAVERLAAGSRWAEGPVWFGDGRYLLWSDIPNNRILRWDEVTGQTAVWRHAANYANGNTRDRQGRLITCEHLGRRVTRTEHDGRITVLADRYRGKRLNSPNDVVVKSDGSIWFTDPPFGIVGYYQGERAEQELPAAVYRLCPETGELTVVCDTVNGPNGLAFSPDEKRLYVIESRARPRNMLVFDVASDGRTLSGQRVLFDAGAGTPDGMRVDTEGNLWCGWGMGAPELDGVNVYSPEGEPLGRIALPERCANLCFGGTHRNRLFMASCTSIYALFVNTQGATPL; this is encoded by the coding sequence ATGCCCGTGCGCTATCCCGACCCCGCGGTCGTCGCGCTGGACCCGCGTTTCGAAAAACTGGTGCTGCCCCTGGCGGCGGTGGAGCGCCTGGCGGCCGGCTCGCGCTGGGCCGAAGGGCCGGTATGGTTCGGCGACGGCCGCTACCTGCTGTGGAGCGACATCCCGAACAACCGCATCCTGCGCTGGGATGAGGTCACCGGCCAGACCGCGGTGTGGCGGCATGCCGCCAACTACGCGAACGGCAATACGCGCGACCGCCAGGGCCGGCTGATCACCTGCGAACACCTGGGCCGCCGCGTCACGCGCACCGAGCATGACGGCCGCATCACCGTGCTGGCCGACCGCTATCGGGGCAAGCGGCTGAACTCGCCCAACGACGTGGTGGTGAAGTCGGATGGCTCGATATGGTTCACCGATCCGCCCTTCGGCATCGTCGGCTACTACCAGGGCGAGAGAGCCGAGCAGGAATTGCCGGCGGCGGTCTACCGCCTTTGCCCGGAAACGGGCGAACTGACGGTGGTCTGCGACACGGTCAACGGCCCGAACGGGCTGGCCTTCTCGCCCGACGAGAAACGCCTGTACGTCATCGAGTCGCGCGCCCGGCCGCGCAACATGCTGGTGTTCGACGTCGCCAGCGACGGCCGCACGCTATCCGGACAGCGGGTGTTGTTCGACGCGGGCGCCGGCACGCCCGACGGCATGCGCGTGGACACGGAAGGCAATCTTTGGTGCGGCTGGGGCATGGGCGCGCCTGAACTGGACGGGGTGAATGTGTACTCGCCCGAAGGGGAACCGCTGGGCCGCATCGCCCTGCCCGAACGCTGCGCGAACCTTTGCTTCGGCGGCACGCACCGCAACCGCCTTTTCATGGCGTCCTGCACGTCCATCTACGCCCTGTTCGTCAATACCCAAGGCGCGACCCCGCTTTGA
- a CDS encoding SDR family NAD(P)-dependent oxidoreductase — protein MTGRLQGKVAIVTGAGSVGPGWGNGRAIACRFAQEGARVFAVDLDPASMEETVSLVRESGGEILTHRADVTASDAVRDMVQACLDAWGRVDILVNNVGGSRKGGPVDLDEAGWDRQIDFNLKSVYLGCRHVLPVMTRQGGGAIVNIASTSGIRWTGSAQVGYASAKAGVIQLSRVVALEYAKQKIRCNTVIPGQMHTPMVEARLAGQRAGGDVQALLAQRQSRIPLPFMGDGRDTANAALFLASDEARFITAAEIVVDGGMSARCD, from the coding sequence ATGACGGGACGCTTGCAAGGCAAGGTCGCCATTGTCACCGGCGCGGGCAGCGTCGGCCCGGGCTGGGGCAACGGCCGCGCGATCGCGTGCCGCTTCGCGCAGGAAGGCGCGCGCGTGTTCGCCGTGGATCTGGACCCGGCGTCCATGGAAGAGACCGTTTCCCTGGTGCGCGAAAGCGGCGGGGAAATCCTTACGCACCGCGCCGACGTTACGGCGTCCGACGCCGTGCGCGACATGGTTCAGGCCTGCCTCGACGCGTGGGGCCGGGTCGACATCCTGGTGAACAATGTGGGCGGCTCGCGCAAGGGCGGCCCGGTGGATCTGGACGAGGCCGGCTGGGACCGGCAGATCGACTTCAATCTGAAAAGCGTCTACCTCGGCTGCCGACACGTGCTTCCGGTGATGACGCGCCAGGGCGGCGGCGCCATCGTCAATATCGCTTCGACCTCCGGCATCCGCTGGACCGGGTCCGCCCAGGTGGGCTACGCCAGCGCCAAGGCCGGCGTCATCCAGCTCAGCCGTGTGGTGGCGCTGGAGTATGCCAAGCAGAAGATCCGCTGCAACACCGTGATCCCGGGCCAGATGCACACCCCGATGGTGGAGGCGCGCCTGGCGGGCCAGCGCGCCGGGGGCGACGTGCAGGCGCTGCTCGCGCAACGGCAGTCGCGCATTCCCCTGCCCTTCATGGGCGACGGACGCGACACCGCCAATGCCGCGCTATTCCTGGCTTCGGACGAGGCGCGCTTCATCACCGCTGCCGAAATCGTCGTGGACGGAGGCATGAGTGCACGCTGCGATTGA
- a CDS encoding carboxymuconolactone decarboxylase family protein encodes MPRMDPPSVEQMSAHQRRIHDAIASGPRGGVRGPLAIWLHRPGLAEHAQALGRYCRYDSSLPPRLSELAILTIAAWWRSSYEWWAHHPIALRAGVDAGVAEQIRVGEAPDFVQADESVVYRFVRSLLETRVVPDPLYREAVQALGADGVVDLVGIAGYYTLISMTINVFEIPPNDGSAVSFER; translated from the coding sequence ATGCCGCGTATGGATCCCCCTTCGGTCGAGCAGATGAGCGCGCACCAGCGGCGCATTCACGACGCCATCGCCAGCGGCCCGCGCGGCGGCGTGCGGGGGCCGCTGGCGATCTGGCTGCACCGGCCGGGTCTGGCCGAGCACGCGCAGGCGCTGGGCCGCTACTGCCGCTACGACTCCAGTTTGCCGCCGCGCCTGTCCGAACTCGCCATCCTGACCATCGCCGCGTGGTGGCGCTCCAGCTATGAATGGTGGGCGCATCACCCCATCGCCTTGCGCGCCGGCGTGGACGCCGGCGTGGCGGAACAGATCCGCGTGGGCGAGGCGCCCGACTTCGTGCAGGCGGACGAATCGGTGGTGTACCGCTTCGTGCGCAGCCTGCTGGAAACCCGCGTGGTGCCCGATCCGCTGTACCGCGAGGCGGTGCAGGCGCTGGGAGCCGACGGCGTGGTCGACCTGGTCGGCATCGCCGGTTACTACACGTTGATCTCGATGACCATCAACGTCTTCGAGATCCCGCCCAACGATGGCAGCGCGGTGAGCTTCGAACGCTGA
- a CDS encoding DUF4286 family protein codes for MDHVLIKFPEETIDRAALLALPGALPDAAWLYHAVEHAESYALLETAAPDSMAAALRQAHPRARLVPLTLTTDLAGASAGHAAPWFYVVETDVKTAAEDDFNRWYEEEHLPGLASVPGTVRARRYLARAGSPRYYAFYELATRETFGSPPWLAVRASDWSSRVRPNFINTKRTMFRAAPAQPEA; via the coding sequence ATGGATCACGTGCTGATCAAATTTCCGGAAGAGACTATCGATAGGGCCGCCCTGCTCGCCCTGCCCGGCGCATTGCCCGACGCCGCCTGGCTTTACCACGCGGTCGAGCATGCCGAAAGCTATGCCCTGCTCGAAACCGCAGCGCCGGACAGCATGGCGGCCGCGCTGCGCCAGGCGCATCCGCGCGCCCGCCTCGTTCCCCTTACGCTGACCACCGACCTGGCCGGCGCGTCGGCGGGCCACGCGGCCCCGTGGTTCTACGTCGTCGAAACGGATGTGAAGACGGCCGCCGAGGACGACTTCAACCGCTGGTACGAAGAAGAACACCTGCCCGGGCTGGCGTCCGTGCCGGGCACCGTGCGCGCGCGCCGCTACCTGGCGCGCGCGGGGTCGCCGCGCTACTACGCCTTCTATGAGCTGGCCACGCGCGAGACCTTCGGATCGCCGCCGTGGCTTGCCGTGCGGGCTTCCGACTGGAGCAGCCGCGTGCGGCCGAACTTCATCAACACCAAGCGCACGATGTTCCGTGCCGCGCCCGCCCAGCCGGAGGCTTGA
- a CDS encoding amidohydrolase family protein translates to MPDCAPPLARITPPSDALPPGACDSHFHVFGPASVFPYAEPRPYTPPDAPFEQLRALHRQLGFTRGVIVQPGCHGYDMSATLDALRKGQGQYRAIALLPADATPARIAELDRQGVRGVRYNFVAHLGNSGWEELAAMAPRIAPFGWHVCVHSDEASLPALLPRLKTLPVPFVVDHMGRVAASGGAANPVFQALLALRSHPGAWVKISGLDRVSSTGARPFQDGETLVAALLETMPDRLLWGTDWPHPNVAGEMPDDGELLNTFLRLCPDPAMRRRILVDNPDRLYRFAPLRA, encoded by the coding sequence ATGCCAGATTGCGCCCCTCCCCTCGCCCGGATCACCCCGCCCAGCGACGCGCTGCCGCCCGGCGCTTGCGACAGCCATTTCCACGTGTTTGGTCCGGCCAGCGTTTTCCCCTACGCCGAGCCCCGCCCGTATACGCCGCCGGATGCGCCCTTCGAGCAACTGCGCGCGCTGCACCGGCAACTGGGCTTTACCCGTGGCGTGATCGTGCAGCCGGGTTGCCACGGCTACGACATGTCGGCAACGCTGGATGCGCTGCGCAAGGGCCAGGGCCAGTACCGCGCAATCGCGCTGCTGCCGGCGGACGCCACACCTGCGCGCATCGCCGAACTGGACCGCCAGGGCGTGCGAGGCGTGCGCTACAACTTCGTGGCCCATCTGGGCAATTCGGGCTGGGAGGAACTGGCCGCCATGGCGCCGCGCATCGCGCCGTTCGGCTGGCATGTCTGCGTGCACAGCGACGAAGCTTCGCTGCCCGCGCTGTTGCCGCGGCTGAAGACACTGCCCGTGCCTTTCGTGGTCGACCACATGGGCCGCGTGGCGGCCTCGGGCGGCGCGGCCAACCCCGTTTTCCAGGCCCTGCTCGCACTGCGCAGCCACCCCGGCGCGTGGGTCAAGATATCCGGCCTGGATCGCGTCTCCAGCACGGGCGCGCGGCCGTTCCAGGACGGCGAAACGCTGGTGGCCGCGCTGCTGGAGACCATGCCGGACCGCCTGTTGTGGGGCACGGACTGGCCGCACCCGAACGTTGCGGGCGAGATGCCGGACGACGGGGAATTGCTCAACACCTTCCTGCGCCTGTGTCCGGACCCCGCCATGCGGCGTCGCATCCTGGTGGACAACCCGGACCGGCTCTATCGTTTCGCCCCCCTGCGTGCCTGA
- a CDS encoding LysR family transcriptional regulator: MDLKQIRSYIVVCETQSLSRAADVLGLSQPSLSRQMQMLEAELRHHLLTRTGRGVVPTPAGLRFLEHAKALDDLAAHARQDMRSYAGTAQERVRLGMPHRVARRLAPRIVQTFRRQHADAALTVAEGLSSEMSEWLLKDRVDLALLYDPQPSRRVRFESVYREELVLAYVKACRPAPPRRVRASELSRYPLVLPSAPNTIRALVDKTCRELDVELHIAAEVDVVHTILETVTQDNLYTILPRSALHDSPGQHELACSEIIDPVIMNNLTLATPMRDPLPPLVEATAKIIRSLDMRQLFA, encoded by the coding sequence ATGGACCTGAAGCAAATCCGCTCCTATATCGTGGTCTGCGAGACGCAGAGCCTGTCGCGCGCCGCCGACGTGCTGGGTCTGTCGCAGCCGTCGCTGAGCCGGCAGATGCAAATGCTGGAAGCGGAACTGCGCCATCACCTGCTGACCCGTACGGGCCGCGGTGTGGTGCCCACCCCGGCCGGGCTGCGCTTCCTGGAGCATGCAAAGGCGCTGGATGACCTGGCGGCCCATGCGCGTCAGGACATGCGGTCGTACGCCGGCACGGCGCAGGAGCGCGTGCGGTTGGGGATGCCGCATCGCGTGGCGCGGCGCCTCGCGCCGCGCATCGTCCAGACCTTCCGCCGTCAGCACGCGGACGCCGCCTTGACGGTGGCCGAAGGTCTCAGCTCCGAGATGAGCGAATGGCTGCTGAAGGATCGCGTCGACCTGGCGCTGTTGTATGACCCGCAGCCTTCGCGGCGGGTGCGTTTCGAATCGGTCTATCGCGAGGAGCTGGTGCTGGCCTACGTGAAGGCCTGCCGGCCGGCGCCGCCGCGCCGCGTGCGCGCCAGCGAACTGAGCCGTTATCCCCTCGTGCTGCCCAGCGCGCCGAACACCATCCGTGCGCTGGTCGACAAGACCTGCCGGGAGCTGGACGTGGAGCTGCATATCGCGGCCGAAGTCGACGTGGTGCACACCATCCTGGAGACCGTTACGCAGGACAACCTGTACACCATCCTGCCGCGCAGCGCGCTGCATGACTCGCCGGGCCAGCACGAACTGGCCTGCTCGGAGATCATCGACCCGGTCATCATGAACAATCTCACGCTGGCGACGCCCATGCGCGATCCGCTGCCGCCCCTGGTGGAGGCGACCGCGAAAATCATCCGCAGCCTGGATATGCGGCAGTTGTTCGCCTAG
- the ggt gene encoding gamma-glutamyltransferase codes for MPIADPFWTLPYPSQRMPLLADNVVSTSQPLASSAGLQMYARGGNAVDAALATAIALTVVEPCMNGIGGDMFAIVWHQGEMYGLNASGRAPAAWETARFAGMDSMDKIGWGSVTVPGAVSGWRAIWEKFGSLPFEDLFEPAIRYARDGYLVSPTVHRQWQKQVDELSGQPGYREAFAPNGRAPLPGERFRCPGQAGTLESIARTKGESFYRGELAAAIARHARDTGGLMTEADLASHTADWVQPISMRYRDHELVEIGPNGQGIGALMALGMLRHFDLSETGMDTAETLHLQIEAMRLAFADMYEYVGDPAHMATVTAEHLLDPAYLADRARLIDPKRAGAPLPGSPHSGGTVYLTAADRNGTMVSFIQSNFKGFGSGVVVPDTGIALHNRGWGFSTRAGHANVVAPGKRPFHTIIPGFLMKNGEPLMSFGLMGGSMQAQGHLQVASRIADFGQNPQAASDAPRWRITDDNLRVAVEWNTPPDVVARLRDMGHTIEVAPRFNLEFGSAQMAMRLNGGYVAASDHRKDGYPVGY; via the coding sequence ATGCCGATCGCAGACCCCTTCTGGACCCTTCCCTATCCCTCCCAGCGCATGCCGCTGCTGGCCGACAACGTCGTCAGTACGTCGCAGCCGCTCGCCAGTTCGGCCGGCCTGCAGATGTACGCCCGCGGCGGCAATGCGGTCGATGCGGCGCTCGCCACGGCCATCGCATTGACCGTGGTGGAGCCTTGCATGAACGGCATCGGCGGCGACATGTTCGCCATCGTCTGGCATCAGGGCGAGATGTACGGGCTGAATGCGTCCGGACGCGCGCCAGCGGCGTGGGAAACGGCGCGGTTTGCCGGCATGGACAGCATGGACAAGATCGGCTGGGGCAGCGTAACCGTGCCGGGCGCCGTATCCGGATGGCGGGCCATCTGGGAAAAATTCGGCTCCCTGCCCTTCGAGGATCTGTTCGAACCGGCCATCCGCTATGCGCGCGACGGCTACCTGGTTTCGCCTACCGTGCACCGCCAATGGCAGAAGCAGGTCGACGAGCTCAGCGGGCAGCCGGGCTATCGCGAAGCCTTCGCCCCCAACGGGCGCGCGCCGCTGCCGGGCGAGCGCTTCCGCTGCCCCGGACAGGCCGGGACGCTGGAAAGCATTGCCCGCACCAAGGGCGAAAGCTTCTACCGCGGCGAGCTGGCCGCGGCCATCGCCCGCCATGCGCGCGACACCGGCGGCCTGATGACCGAAGCCGATCTGGCCTCGCATACGGCCGACTGGGTGCAGCCCATCAGCATGCGCTACCGGGACCATGAGCTCGTCGAAATCGGCCCCAACGGCCAGGGCATCGGCGCCCTGATGGCGCTGGGCATGCTGCGCCATTTCGATCTGAGCGAAACGGGCATGGACACCGCCGAAACGCTGCATCTGCAGATCGAGGCGATGCGCCTCGCTTTCGCCGATATGTACGAATACGTAGGCGACCCCGCGCACATGGCGACGGTGACGGCGGAACATCTGCTGGATCCCGCCTACCTCGCCGATCGCGCGCGCCTGATCGATCCGAAGCGGGCCGGCGCGCCGCTGCCAGGGTCCCCGCACAGCGGCGGCACGGTCTACCTGACCGCCGCCGATCGCAACGGCACCATGGTGTCGTTCATCCAGTCGAACTTCAAAGGCTTCGGCTCCGGCGTGGTGGTGCCCGACACCGGCATCGCCCTGCATAACCGCGGCTGGGGATTCAGCACGCGCGCCGGCCATGCGAATGTCGTGGCGCCGGGCAAGCGACCCTTCCACACCATCATTCCGGGCTTTCTGATGAAGAACGGCGAGCCGCTCATGAGCTTCGGCCTGATGGGCGGCTCCATGCAGGCGCAGGGGCATCTGCAGGTCGCCAGCCGTATCGCGGACTTCGGCCAGAATCCGCAAGCGGCCAGCGACGCGCCGCGCTGGCGCATCACCGACGACAACCTGCGCGTGGCGGTGGAATGGAATACGCCGCCCGATGTGGTGGCGCGCCTGCGCGACATGGGGCACACCATCGAGGTCGCGCCGCGCTTCAACCTGGAGTTCGGCAGCGCCCAGATGGCGATGCGTCTGAACGGCGGCTACGTGGCGGCTTCCGACCATCGCAAGGACGGCTACCCCGTCGGTTACTGA
- a CDS encoding Bug family tripartite tricarboxylate transporter substrate binding protein, protein MKYSQAGAVQGAHVQKVSARRRLFAVLAAAIGLAVAQPAAADDYPSQSIQLVISFPPGGATDVLARELAVKMGGALGQSMVVVNRPGAAGLIGMQAAARAKPDGYTLYISSVGSTTINEAINGPQRISLDDLDAVGGIASAPHILVTPADSGIKDVKGLVQYLKAKPGASNYASMGAGTLSNLEAEIFKEQTGVQALQIPYKGSSQALPEVISGSSIFMFDSPSSSLPQQKAGRINVLAVASAKRLSSLPDVPTLSELGIKGLESENLFALMVPKGTPPDRIATLAKALKSVQSDPAFQKAIEVPGFEVSDISGADTPRFIQDQRAFWKQKVQSLNITAAQ, encoded by the coding sequence GTGAAGTACTCGCAAGCCGGCGCCGTCCAAGGCGCCCATGTCCAGAAGGTTTCCGCGCGCCGCCGGCTGTTTGCCGTACTGGCGGCGGCCATCGGTCTGGCCGTCGCGCAGCCCGCGGCGGCCGACGACTATCCCAGCCAGTCCATCCAGCTGGTCATTTCCTTTCCGCCCGGCGGCGCCACCGACGTGCTGGCGCGCGAGCTTGCCGTGAAGATGGGCGGGGCGCTGGGCCAGTCCATGGTGGTGGTGAACCGCCCCGGCGCCGCAGGCCTGATTGGCATGCAGGCCGCGGCCCGCGCCAAGCCGGACGGCTACACGCTTTATATCTCCTCGGTCGGGTCGACGACGATCAACGAGGCCATCAATGGGCCGCAGCGCATCTCGCTGGACGATCTGGACGCGGTGGGCGGCATTGCCAGCGCGCCGCACATCCTCGTCACGCCCGCGGACTCCGGCATCAAGGACGTCAAGGGCCTGGTCCAGTACCTGAAGGCCAAGCCCGGCGCATCGAACTATGCATCGATGGGCGCCGGCACGCTGTCCAATCTGGAGGCGGAGATCTTCAAGGAGCAGACCGGCGTGCAGGCATTGCAGATCCCGTACAAGGGCAGCAGCCAGGCGCTGCCGGAAGTGATCTCCGGCTCATCGATCTTCATGTTCGATAGTCCGTCCAGCTCGCTGCCGCAGCAGAAGGCCGGCCGCATCAACGTGCTGGCCGTGGCGTCGGCCAAGCGCCTGAGCTCGCTGCCCGACGTGCCGACGCTCAGCGAGCTGGGCATCAAGGGCCTGGAGTCCGAGAACCTGTTCGCGCTGATGGTGCCCAAGGGCACGCCGCCCGACCGCATCGCCACGCTGGCCAAGGCGCTGAAGAGTGTCCAGAGCGACCCCGCCTTCCAGAAAGCCATCGAGGTGCCGGGCTTCGAGGTGAGCGATATTTCCGGCGCCGACACGCCGCGGTTCATCCAGGACCAGCGCGCATTCTGGAAGCAGAAGGTGCAAAGCCTGAACATCACCGCCGCACAGTAA
- a CDS encoding LysR family transcriptional regulator produces the protein MLDTAHRYFLEVVRTGSVKEAAANLHVVSSAVSRQIAKLEEATGTPLFERRPNGMTPTRAGQLLFDYAQRAAIEAQRVRHELRGLRGSELSTIRIGVNETVGRNLLANILGPYRTRHPDVVFRLRTASSAGVMQAVADGSVDIGLAFRIKTGSAKSGAIAVRHEVDSPLSAIMAPGHPLASRARVSIDDLRPYPIALTDSGATVRLLFDAFAGGGEGPPFDVAFSSNSSSVIYSIVKTGHAITLGGEIILRGELQRGELVAVPLAAPPFARRTLQVQTAAERELPEAAERFIAALIAAL, from the coding sequence ATGCTCGACACCGCCCACCGCTATTTCCTGGAAGTGGTCCGCACCGGCAGCGTGAAAGAGGCCGCCGCCAACCTTCATGTGGTGTCCTCCGCGGTCAGCCGCCAGATCGCCAAACTGGAGGAAGCGACCGGCACGCCGCTGTTCGAACGGCGCCCCAACGGCATGACGCCGACCCGCGCCGGACAACTGCTGTTCGATTACGCGCAGCGCGCCGCAATCGAGGCGCAGCGCGTGCGGCATGAGTTGCGCGGCCTGCGCGGGTCGGAACTCAGCACCATCCGCATCGGCGTGAACGAGACGGTGGGCCGCAACCTGCTGGCGAACATCCTGGGGCCGTACCGCACCCGGCATCCCGACGTGGTGTTCCGCTTGCGGACCGCGTCATCGGCCGGCGTGATGCAGGCCGTGGCGGACGGCAGCGTCGACATCGGCCTGGCTTTCCGCATCAAGACCGGCAGCGCCAAGTCCGGCGCCATCGCGGTGCGCCACGAGGTGGATTCGCCATTGAGCGCGATCATGGCGCCGGGGCATCCGTTGGCGTCGCGCGCCCGCGTGTCGATCGATGACCTCAGACCTTATCCGATCGCCTTGACCGATTCCGGGGCCACCGTGCGGCTGCTGTTCGACGCATTCGCGGGCGGCGGCGAAGGGCCGCCTTTCGACGTGGCGTTCTCCAGCAATTCTTCTTCCGTCATCTATTCGATTGTGAAGACGGGGCATGCGATCACGCTGGGCGGCGAGATCATCCTGCGCGGGGAGCTGCAGCGCGGCGAGCTTGTCGCCGTGCCGCTGGCCGCGCCCCCATTCGCCCGCCGCACGCTACAGGTGCAGACCGCGGCGGAACGCGAGCTTCCGGAAGCGGCGGAACGCTTCATCGCGGCGCTGATCGCCGCGCTTTGA
- a CDS encoding acetoacetate decarboxylase family protein: protein MTDDRDTAAATHSYAGPPAPWRLHGAAYVSLWRVPVRALPLPAVPGARFLSFAGRALCVTAWAEYDPSGTLAYREMLFAVAVRTAGLIAPACTVGPIWVDDETAAAGGRELWRIPKRVAAFGKGPAQAVHGDPGALFQASLNEQGRFVASLRFQDRQGLVMPIRVPLWTIQRGPEGPVRTRCLLQGRVRLGYARWRFEPEGPLAFLRERTPLLSVRVDSLSAQFGV, encoded by the coding sequence ATGACGGACGATCGCGATACGGCGGCGGCAACGCATTCCTACGCCGGCCCCCCCGCACCGTGGCGGCTGCACGGCGCCGCTTACGTCAGCCTGTGGCGTGTGCCTGTGCGGGCCCTGCCCTTGCCCGCGGTGCCGGGCGCCCGCTTCCTGTCGTTCGCCGGCCGAGCCCTGTGCGTCACCGCGTGGGCGGAGTACGACCCCAGCGGGACCCTTGCCTATCGCGAGATGCTCTTCGCCGTGGCGGTGCGGACGGCGGGTTTGATTGCGCCCGCCTGCACTGTGGGGCCGATCTGGGTCGACGATGAAACCGCCGCCGCCGGCGGGCGCGAATTGTGGCGCATCCCGAAACGGGTCGCTGCGTTCGGCAAGGGGCCAGCTCAGGCCGTTCATGGGGATCCCGGCGCTCTGTTCCAAGCGAGCTTGAACGAACAGGGCCGATTCGTCGCGAGCTTGCGCTTCCAGGACCGGCAAGGGCTGGTCATGCCGATCCGTGTGCCGCTATGGACGATTCAGCGCGGCCCTGAAGGGCCGGTGCGTACGCGCTGCCTGTTGCAGGGACGCGTGCGCTTGGGCTACGCGCGATGGCGCTTCGAACCGGAGGGACCGTTGGCCTTTCTGCGCGAGCGTACGCCCTTGCTCAGCGTCCGGGTGGACAGCTTATCGGCGCAGTTCGGGGTATAG